The nucleotide window TCTGCCTGTGCGATTTTCGAAACTGGAATTCCCGTCCACATCGCTACCACTTGCGCAATGTCATCTACATATACTGTAGACTCTTCTTTGCCTTGTTTTTCTTTCCACTCTTTTTTCAGTTGTTCAAGCTCTTGTTTCAGCTTTTGCTCTGTATCACGTAATGCAGCTGCTTTTTCAAATTCCTGTCCTGAAACAGCGGCATTCTTTTCAGATCTAATGCCTTCCAATTTATCTTCCAACTCTTTTAAATTAGGTGGAACAGTATAAGAGCGTAAGCGCACTTTTGAACCAGCCTCATCGATTAAGTCAATTGCTTTATCCGGTAAGAAACGATCCGAAATGTAGCGATCCGATAATTTTGCAGCTGCTTCTACCGCTTCATCCGAAATTTTCACACGGTGATGTGCTTCATAGCGATCACGTAAACCATTAATAATTTGAATTGTTTCTTCAACAGATGGCTCATCAACTTGGATCGGTTGGAAACGACGCTCTAAAGCCGCGTCTTTTTCGATATATTTGCGGTACTCATCCAATGTTGTCGCACCGATACATTGCAGTTCCCCACGTGCCAGTGATGGTTTTAAAATATTTGACGCATCAATTGCACCTTCAGCACCGCCTGCACCGATCAATGTATGAAGCTCATCGATGAATAGAATAATATTGCCGGCCTGGCGAATTTCATCCATCACTTTTTTCAGACGGTCCTCAAATTCCCCACGATATTTTGTACCTGCAACAACTGTACCCATATCAAGCGTCATTACACGTTTATCGCGTAGTGTTTCCGGTACTTCATTATTGATGATTTGCTGTGCCAAACCTTCTGCAATGGCCGTTTTACCGACACCAGGTTCCCCGATCAGCACCGGGTTGTTTTTTGTACGGCGTGACAGTACTTCTACAACACGTGTAATTTCTTTTGAACGGCCGATAACCGGGTCAAGTGAACCTTCACGCGCTACCGCTGTTAAATCGCGGGCTAAGCTATCAAGTGTTGGTGTATTGACTGTTTGCGTCATGCTTGAATTACCGCTATTGTTTGAGTCGTTATTGCCCAATAACAGTAAAACTTGTTGGCGTGCCTTATTGATGCTTACACCTGTATTCGCCAGTACGCGGGCAGCAACCCCTTCACCTTCACGAATTAAAGCTAATAAAATATGCTCTGTTCCGACATATGCATGCCCTAATTTACGCGATTCATCCAATGAAAGTTCGATTACCTTTTTAGCACGCGGTGTGTAATGTACGATAGGACCTACATCTTCAGTGCCCTTTCCAACGAGTTCTTCAATGCCAGTTTCAATCATTTGAGGGCTAATATTAATTGCTTCCAGAGCTTTAGCGGCAATTCCGCCACCTTCACGAATTAAGCCAAGTAAAATATGTTCAGTTCCGATTTCTTTATGCTTAAGACGAATTGCCTCT belongs to Solibacillus sp. FSL W7-1436 and includes:
- a CDS encoding ATP-dependent Clp protease ATP-binding subunit, giving the protein MMFNRFTQRAQKVLQLAQEEAIRLKHKEIGTEHILLGLIREGGGIAAKALEAINISPQMIETGIEELVGKGTEDVGPIVHYTPRAKKVIELSLDESRKLGHAYVGTEHILLALIREGEGVAARVLANTGVSINKARQQVLLLLGNNDSNNSGNSSMTQTVNTPTLDSLARDLTAVAREGSLDPVIGRSKEITRVVEVLSRRTKNNPVLIGEPGVGKTAIAEGLAQQIINNEVPETLRDKRVMTLDMGTVVAGTKYRGEFEDRLKKVMDEIRQAGNIILFIDELHTLIGAGGAEGAIDASNILKPSLARGELQCIGATTLDEYRKYIEKDAALERRFQPIQVDEPSVEETIQIINGLRDRYEAHHRVKISDEAVEAAAKLSDRYISDRFLPDKAIDLIDEAGSKVRLRSYTVPPNLKELEDKLEGIRSEKNAAVSGQEFEKAAALRDTEQKLKQELEQLKKEWKEKQGKEESTVYVDDIAQVVAMWTGIPVSKIAQAESAKLLNLEEELHKRVVGQGEAVEAISRAIRRARAGLKDPKRPIGSFIFLGPTGVGKTELARALAEVMFGDEDAMIRVDMSEYMEKHSTSRLVGSPPGYVGFDDGGQLTEKVRRKPYSVVLLDEIEKAHPDVFNILLQVLEDGRLTDSKGRVVDFRNTVVIMTSNVGADALKYRKHVGFSAGLSDSKDKDMKSTMLEELKKAFRPEFLNRIDEMIVFHSLEKDHLKEIVSLMANSLKNRLKEQDIELQLTEAALEKISEEGYDPQYGARPLRRALQKHVEDRLSEELLKGTLDKTQTVVLDYVDNEFIVRTQEKVATN